A genomic region of Oncorhynchus mykiss isolate Arlee chromosome 4, USDA_OmykA_1.1, whole genome shotgun sequence contains the following coding sequences:
- the knstrn gene encoding small kinetochore-associated protein isoform X3, whose protein sequence is MKRAANKYVFKETAVPSDFNFFPKTAIFKPLNENVPRKNVVAKVHKGPSTRYGQQSELKSHNQLLLEANEELQKKLTETQQKVAQLEQRCSDLQGTNADVQKQLKDCHVLLVAGNIDPVLGEKIGKTAQQNEDQQREVVNVSQDLLRELQTFGDMATEQSAQLTEVQKTMKALTDSREHLVQERENFYLEVEEMDKAFEEAEQLLLD, encoded by the exons ATGAAGAGGGCGGCCAATAAATACGTTTTCAAAGAGACTGCTGTACCGTCAGACTTCAATTTCTTTCCAAAAACTGCTATTTTCAAGCCTCTCAATGAGAATGTACCAAG AAAGAATGTTGTAGCCAAAGTGCATAAAGG ACCTTCCACCAGATATGGGCAGCAGTCAGAACTCAAGAGCCATAATCAACTTTTACTGGAAGCCAATGAAGAACTGCAGAAAAAACTTACAGAAACACAG CAAAAAGTTGCCCAGCTGGAACAACGATGCAGTGACCTCCAAGGAACCAATGCAGACGTCCAGAAACAACTGAAGGACTGCCATGTGCTACTAGTTGCTGGAAATATTGATCCAG TTTTGGGAGAGAAAATTGGAAAAACTGCACAGCAAAATGAGGATCAACAAAGAGAGGTGGTG AACGTATCCCAAGATCTGTTACGTGAACTGCAGACATTTGGTGACATGGCAACAGAACAAAGTGCACAACTAACA GAAGTTCAAAAGACCATGAAGGCTCTCACCGATTCTCGGGAGCATCTGGTGCAGGAGAGGGAGAATTTCTACTTGGAAGTTGAAGAAATGGATAAGGCTTTTGAGGAAGCAGAGCAGCTCTTGTTGGACTAG
- the knstrn gene encoding small kinetochore-associated protein isoform X2 — MASKIPRCGQSVRPAGSAAEMKRAANKYVFKETAVPSDFNFFPKTAIFKPLNENVPRKNVVAKVHKGPSTRYGQQSELKSHNQLLLEANEELQKKLTETQQKVAQLEQRCSDLQGTNADVQKQLKDCHVLLVAGNIDPVLGEKIGKTAQQNEDQQREVVNVSQDLLRELQTFGDMATEQSAQLTEVQKTMKALTDSREHLVQERENFYLEVEEMDKAFEEAEQLLLD, encoded by the exons ATGGCATCGAAAATTCCTAGATGCGGACAGA GTGTGCGACCTGCTGGCAGTGCTGCAGAAATGAAGAGGGCGGCCAATAAATACGTTTTCAAAGAGACTGCTGTACCGTCAGACTTCAATTTCTTTCCAAAAACTGCTATTTTCAAGCCTCTCAATGAGAATGTACCAAG AAAGAATGTTGTAGCCAAAGTGCATAAAGG ACCTTCCACCAGATATGGGCAGCAGTCAGAACTCAAGAGCCATAATCAACTTTTACTGGAAGCCAATGAAGAACTGCAGAAAAAACTTACAGAAACACAG CAAAAAGTTGCCCAGCTGGAACAACGATGCAGTGACCTCCAAGGAACCAATGCAGACGTCCAGAAACAACTGAAGGACTGCCATGTGCTACTAGTTGCTGGAAATATTGATCCAG TTTTGGGAGAGAAAATTGGAAAAACTGCACAGCAAAATGAGGATCAACAAAGAGAGGTGGTG AACGTATCCCAAGATCTGTTACGTGAACTGCAGACATTTGGTGACATGGCAACAGAACAAAGTGCACAACTAACA GAAGTTCAAAAGACCATGAAGGCTCTCACCGATTCTCGGGAGCATCTGGTGCAGGAGAGGGAGAATTTCTACTTGGAAGTTGAAGAAATGGATAAGGCTTTTGAGGAAGCAGAGCAGCTCTTGTTGGACTAG
- the knstrn gene encoding small kinetochore-associated protein isoform X1 → MASKIPRCGQSKCVRPAGSAAEMKRAANKYVFKETAVPSDFNFFPKTAIFKPLNENVPRKNVVAKVHKGPSTRYGQQSELKSHNQLLLEANEELQKKLTETQQKVAQLEQRCSDLQGTNADVQKQLKDCHVLLVAGNIDPVLGEKIGKTAQQNEDQQREVVNVSQDLLRELQTFGDMATEQSAQLTEVQKTMKALTDSREHLVQERENFYLEVEEMDKAFEEAEQLLLD, encoded by the exons ATGGCATCGAAAATTCCTAGATGCGGACAGAGTAAGT GTGTGCGACCTGCTGGCAGTGCTGCAGAAATGAAGAGGGCGGCCAATAAATACGTTTTCAAAGAGACTGCTGTACCGTCAGACTTCAATTTCTTTCCAAAAACTGCTATTTTCAAGCCTCTCAATGAGAATGTACCAAG AAAGAATGTTGTAGCCAAAGTGCATAAAGG ACCTTCCACCAGATATGGGCAGCAGTCAGAACTCAAGAGCCATAATCAACTTTTACTGGAAGCCAATGAAGAACTGCAGAAAAAACTTACAGAAACACAG CAAAAAGTTGCCCAGCTGGAACAACGATGCAGTGACCTCCAAGGAACCAATGCAGACGTCCAGAAACAACTGAAGGACTGCCATGTGCTACTAGTTGCTGGAAATATTGATCCAG TTTTGGGAGAGAAAATTGGAAAAACTGCACAGCAAAATGAGGATCAACAAAGAGAGGTGGTG AACGTATCCCAAGATCTGTTACGTGAACTGCAGACATTTGGTGACATGGCAACAGAACAAAGTGCACAACTAACA GAAGTTCAAAAGACCATGAAGGCTCTCACCGATTCTCGGGAGCATCTGGTGCAGGAGAGGGAGAATTTCTACTTGGAAGTTGAAGAAATGGATAAGGCTTTTGAGGAAGCAGAGCAGCTCTTGTTGGACTAG